The following are encoded together in the Nymphaea colorata isolate Beijing-Zhang1983 chromosome 14, ASM883128v2, whole genome shotgun sequence genome:
- the LOC116267628 gene encoding uncharacterized acetyltransferase At3g50280-like — protein MASIRLVSHTTIHLPEKTERSIWELTVTKVAMLKQKGLLFPKPSTVFDAVAQHLQTSLSHCLIHFPFLSGRLATDAETTVFVDCNDAGAQFIVAKADGLHISDLMNVVHVPLIVRSFFPMDGAINYDG, from the coding sequence ATGGCGTCCATTCGTCTGGTTTCCCACACCACCATCCATCTTCCGGAGAAGACAGAAAGATCAATATGGGAACTAACAGTCACAAAGGTGGCCATGCTCAAACAGAAGGGCCTCCTCTTCCCCAAACCCTCTACTGTGTTTGATGCAGTCGCTCAGCACCTCCAGACCTCCCTCTCCCATTGCCTCATCCATTTCCCCTTTTTGTCTGGTCGGTTAGCCACCGATGCAGAGACCACCGTCTTCGTGGATTGCAACGATGCCGGAGCGCAGTTCATCGTCGCCAAGGCTGACGGCCTGCACATCTCTGATTTGATGAACGTCGTCCATGTCCCCCTCATTGTCAGGTCCTTCTTCCCCATGGATGGTGCCATCAACTATGATGG